Proteins co-encoded in one Terriglobales bacterium genomic window:
- the rbsK gene encoding ribokinase yields the protein MISSHITIMGIFVADLTFRTPRLPVWGETVLGSEFRMGPGGKGSNQAVAAARLGAQVTFISKVGRDAFGDLARRTCAEEGIDAQFLFASEDAGTGAASIVVHEGKGENAIVVVPGACNQLTAEEINRARNRIAESAVFLTQLEQPVALAEHALRLARSLGVTTILNPAPATTLPASLYALCDYLTPNESEASLLTGLPIESQDQAEHAADSLLNRGVRNVIVTLGERGALVRNKEITMLVDAVHAGPVIETTGAGDAFAGGLAVALAEGRDIVQATRFACAVAGISVTRPGTAPSMPKRDEVDRLCRF from the coding sequence ATGATTTCTTCCCACATCACCATTATGGGAATCTTCGTTGCGGATCTGACCTTCCGCACGCCGCGGCTGCCGGTCTGGGGCGAGACCGTGCTGGGCTCTGAATTCCGGATGGGGCCGGGCGGCAAGGGATCGAATCAGGCGGTTGCGGCGGCGCGTCTTGGCGCGCAGGTCACCTTCATCAGCAAAGTCGGACGCGATGCTTTTGGCGATCTCGCACGCCGCACCTGCGCCGAGGAAGGCATCGACGCGCAGTTTCTTTTCGCCAGCGAAGACGCCGGTACCGGAGCCGCCAGCATTGTGGTGCACGAAGGCAAAGGCGAAAACGCCATCGTGGTAGTTCCGGGAGCGTGCAACCAGCTCACAGCAGAAGAAATCAACCGTGCGCGCAATCGCATTGCGGAATCAGCGGTGTTTCTCACCCAGCTCGAGCAACCTGTCGCGCTCGCGGAGCACGCCCTCAGGCTCGCGCGCAGCCTGGGAGTCACCACGATCCTCAATCCAGCCCCGGCGACCACGCTCCCGGCTTCTCTGTACGCGCTTTGCGACTACTTAACTCCCAACGAAAGCGAAGCGTCCCTGCTGACCGGATTGCCAATCGAAAGCCAGGATCAAGCGGAGCATGCAGCAGACTCGCTGCTCAATCGCGGCGTCCGCAACGTAATCGTCACACTTGGAGAACGCGGAGCGCTGGTTAGAAACAAAGAGATAACCATGCTTGTAGATGCAGTCCATGCCGGACCCGTAATCGAAACCACCGGCGCCGGCGATGCATTCGCCGGCGGCCTCGCAGTCGCCCTGGCTGAAGGCCGCGACATCGTTCAAGCAACGCGCTTCGCCTGTGCCGTTGCAGGCATCTCCGTCACGCGCCCGGGAACCGCGCCATCGATGCCGAAACGGGACGAGGTGGACCGGCTTTGTAGATTTTGA
- a CDS encoding nucleoside hydrolase: MNATFLIDTDTASDDAVALIMALRAPGVRVAAITTVAGNVGVEQATRNALYTVELCGADVPVYAGAAKPLLREHQNAAWFHGSDGFGEHNYPRPRRSAGELHAVDAIIETIEANPGLVIVTLAPLTNLALALARKPAIAANVGRCVVMGGAPCCEGNVTPAAEYNVWVDPEAAQIVMRSGLPIELVGWHLSRGEAIVRDDDIAHIQTFKNKVAHFAIECNSHARRAYKLQTGEDGISLPDPVAMCIALDPSVATESSFHYVDVETRSELTRGMTVVDRLNVANDERNQPVWSPVVRAGPKAKIFWTIDSKRWKQALFAALQ; this comes from the coding sequence ATGAACGCTACTTTTCTGATCGATACTGACACCGCATCTGATGACGCAGTAGCTCTGATCATGGCGCTGCGTGCTCCGGGTGTTCGCGTAGCGGCGATTACAACGGTCGCCGGCAACGTCGGCGTCGAGCAAGCCACTCGCAACGCGCTCTACACGGTTGAACTCTGTGGAGCCGATGTTCCGGTGTACGCAGGGGCCGCGAAGCCGCTTCTGCGTGAGCATCAAAACGCTGCCTGGTTTCATGGGAGCGACGGGTTTGGAGAGCACAACTATCCGCGGCCACGTCGATCTGCCGGAGAATTACACGCGGTGGATGCCATCATCGAAACCATCGAAGCGAATCCTGGCCTGGTGATCGTCACGTTGGCGCCGCTCACGAATCTTGCGCTGGCTCTGGCAAGGAAGCCTGCGATTGCCGCAAACGTAGGACGGTGTGTAGTGATGGGAGGCGCGCCGTGCTGTGAAGGGAACGTGACACCGGCTGCTGAATACAACGTTTGGGTGGATCCTGAGGCGGCGCAGATCGTGATGCGCAGCGGCCTTCCGATCGAACTGGTGGGTTGGCATCTTTCACGGGGAGAAGCGATTGTTCGTGACGACGACATTGCTCACATTCAGACTTTCAAAAACAAAGTCGCTCACTTTGCCATTGAATGTAATAGTCACGCGCGCAGGGCTTACAAACTGCAGACCGGAGAAGATGGCATTTCCCTCCCTGACCCTGTCGCCATGTGCATCGCGCTGGATCCGAGCGTTGCCACTGAATCGAGCTTCCACTATGTGGATGTAGAGACACGCAGTGAGTTGACTCGCGGAATGACGGTTGTGGATCGACTCAATGTGGCCAATGATGAACGGAATCAGCCTGTCTGGAGTCCGGTAGTGCGAGCCGGACCCAAAGCCAAAATCTTCTGGACAATCGATAGCAAGCGTTGGAAACAAGCCCTCTTTGCGGCGCTGCAGTAA
- a CDS encoding nucleotidyltransferase domain-containing protein: MSATDVSPPTDRLAKYPQLRAAAEKANETRKELDGILSHAVGEYTSEDASLVVFGSLARDEWTSGSDLDWTYLIDGQADPAHLLITQRIQSVIEEQKDEHNNPKFKPPGQTGTFGNIAFSHELLHQIGGQHDTNRNMTQRILLLLESKAIGKRTDAYERVLKAVINRYLEEDNHLLTPDGNSYRVPRFLLNDIVRFWRTMAVDFASKQRDRGGKGWGTRNAKLRMSRKLIFAAGLLICFGCQLDTELRSRIRTDNDGIKLALVNHLRENVSLTPLQVLVKAMRLYDVPDKITDDLLSSYADFLAMLDSSSEREALDKLRAEDSRSDKLFDRVRSMSERFEHALDNVFFENKSIEPLTRKYGVF, from the coding sequence ATGTCAGCCACAGACGTATCTCCCCCCACGGATCGGCTCGCAAAATATCCACAGCTTCGGGCTGCAGCCGAGAAAGCGAACGAGACACGCAAAGAGCTCGACGGCATTCTTTCCCACGCAGTGGGTGAATACACCAGCGAAGATGCAAGCCTAGTCGTATTCGGTTCCCTCGCCCGTGATGAGTGGACGTCAGGAAGTGATTTGGATTGGACGTACTTGATCGACGGCCAAGCCGATCCTGCCCATCTGCTTATCACACAAAGAATTCAGTCGGTAATCGAAGAACAAAAGGACGAGCACAACAACCCGAAGTTCAAGCCACCAGGACAAACCGGCACGTTTGGCAACATCGCCTTCAGCCATGAACTACTTCACCAAATTGGCGGTCAGCACGACACGAACAGGAACATGACGCAGCGAATTTTGCTGCTGCTTGAATCGAAGGCGATCGGTAAGAGGACGGATGCTTACGAACGAGTTTTGAAGGCAGTAATTAATCGATACTTGGAGGAAGACAATCATCTTCTCACCCCAGACGGCAACTCATACCGGGTTCCAAGGTTTCTGCTGAACGACATCGTAAGGTTCTGGCGGACCATGGCCGTGGATTTCGCTAGCAAGCAACGCGATCGTGGTGGCAAAGGCTGGGGCACACGCAATGCGAAGCTGCGCATGTCGCGCAAACTCATTTTTGCCGCTGGCTTACTGATTTGCTTCGGATGTCAATTGGATACCGAATTGCGTTCTAGGATTCGCACAGACAATGATGGTATAAAACTAGCTCTCGTGAATCACTTGCGTGAAAACGTCAGCCTGACTCCGCTTCAAGTCTTGGTCAAAGCGATGCGGCTTTACGATGTACCGGACAAGATCACTGACGATCTGCTCTCTTCCTACGCAGATTTTCTTGCAATGCTTGATAGCAGTTCGGAACGCGAAGCCCTCGACAAATTGCGCGCTGAAGACTCGCGAAGTGATAAGTTGTTTGATCGTGTTCGCTCGATGAGTGAGCGGTTCGAGCATGCCTTGGACAATGTGTTCTTTGAGAACAAGTCAATTGAACCGCTCACTCGCAAGTACGGAGTCTTCTGA